Proteins encoded within one genomic window of Mycobacterium gallinarum:
- a CDS encoding type II toxin-antitoxin system PemK/MazF family toxin, which yields MSHSPRRGDIWSTDAGVSVLVISSTVYNEIPSEPTVIVVPVFATEPDTGFGVDLGESDWAAPGLVTSMRKTRLSARRRRIDVQALTDINNMLFKILATPDR from the coding sequence TTGAGCCACTCCCCGCGGCGGGGCGACATCTGGTCAACCGACGCCGGTGTCAGCGTGCTTGTCATCTCCTCCACCGTGTACAACGAGATTCCAAGTGAGCCGACAGTCATCGTCGTGCCGGTATTCGCCACCGAGCCCGACACCGGATTTGGCGTGGATCTAGGCGAGAGTGACTGGGCTGCACCAGGACTGGTCACTAGCATGCGCAAGACCAGACTAAGCGCACGCCGCCGCCGGATTGATGTCCAAGCCCTCACCGACATCAATAACATGCTCTTCAAGATTCTCGCGACGCCGGATCGGTGA
- a CDS encoding tyrosine-type recombinase/integrase — MTPVPGRLDDDESPYPGWFLAFLADRAIRKPSPHTTKAYRQDFVAIATLLAGDPGIVRHLTPAAITKDAMRAAFAEYADTHEAASIRRCWSNWNTLCDFLYTGELITGNPMPLIGRPKVAKTLPKGLGTETISELLNVIDRDHGSARHSDWAERDRMIVLTAVLAGLRADELVRANIGDVRPTDDGGVLHVRGKGNKDRRIPVEFALIHELEGYLKSRAVRFPASVKRRRLTDDGLAAWPAMAPLFVGSDGLRITRGTLQYRVLRAFKKAGLNSQRATGVLVHGFRHTFATELANGNVSVYALMKLLGHESMVTSQRYVDGAGTQNRAAAAKNPLYGLIDKQREQ; from the coding sequence ATGACACCGGTGCCGGGCCGCCTTGATGATGATGAATCGCCCTACCCCGGGTGGTTTCTGGCGTTTCTGGCGGATCGAGCCATCCGCAAGCCCTCACCGCATACCACCAAGGCGTACCGACAGGATTTCGTTGCAATCGCTACCCTGCTAGCCGGTGATCCCGGGATTGTCAGGCACTTGACGCCAGCCGCTATCACGAAGGATGCGATGCGGGCGGCTTTCGCGGAATATGCCGACACCCATGAGGCGGCATCTATCCGGCGCTGCTGGTCAAATTGGAACACGTTGTGCGACTTCCTCTATACCGGCGAGCTCATCACGGGCAATCCGATGCCGCTGATTGGCCGACCCAAAGTGGCGAAGACACTCCCGAAAGGGCTAGGAACTGAAACGATTTCCGAACTGCTGAATGTGATCGACCGAGACCACGGTTCCGCGCGTCACTCCGACTGGGCTGAACGCGACCGGATGATCGTGCTGACGGCGGTGCTCGCCGGATTGCGCGCAGACGAGCTTGTGCGCGCCAACATCGGCGACGTCCGACCGACAGACGACGGCGGTGTCCTTCATGTGCGGGGCAAAGGAAACAAGGACCGCCGAATACCGGTGGAATTCGCACTGATTCACGAACTCGAGGGCTACCTAAAATCTAGGGCGGTCCGCTTTCCAGCCAGCGTCAAACGCCGGCGGCTCACTGACGACGGACTGGCCGCCTGGCCCGCCATGGCCCCACTATTCGTCGGCAGTGACGGTCTACGCATCACCCGGGGCACCCTGCAGTACCGAGTGCTGCGCGCCTTCAAGAAGGCAGGGCTGAACAGCCAACGCGCGACGGGGGTTCTGGTGCACGGCTTCCGGCACACGTTCGCCACCGAACTCGCGAACGGCAACGTCAGCGTCTACGCGCTGATGAAGCTTCTCGGACACGAGTCGATGGTGACGTCGCAGCGCTACGTCGATGGCGCGGGAACGCAGAACCGCGCAGCAGCCGCTAAGAACCCGCTGTACGGCCTGATCGACAAGCAGCGGGAACAGTAG
- a CDS encoding MBL fold metallo-hydrolase: MKVSIIETSGLGDRSYMVTDGDVAVVIDPQRDIDRVLDLARDSGVRITHVLETHIHNDYVTGGLELSRTVEAEYIVPAGDDVEYQRRAIADGDVIDAGSIQLQAVHTPGHTHHHMSYVLRDRTGSAVGVFTGGSMLHGTTGRTDLLGPAHTDDLTHAQFHSVRRLANELPDDAEVYPTHGFGSFCSATPSSGDSSTIAEQRNNNPALTQDEQHYVDELIAGLSAYPAYYAHMGVINTRGPAPVDLSMPEPVDPAELRRRIDNGEWVVDLRSRTAFAAGHLDGSLGFELSTSFVTYLGWLFRWGAPLTLIGANREQIADARRELVRIGVDSVTGSAVGDVSVMANGTPLRSYRVADFGGLAAALQDGPVTVLDVRQEGEHNDSHIPGAINIPLHELADRLEEVPSREVWVHCGSGYRASIAASMLDRRARSVVLVDDTFDSATKLGVAA; the protein is encoded by the coding sequence ATGAAGGTGTCCATCATCGAAACTTCAGGACTCGGCGACCGCAGCTACATGGTCACCGATGGCGACGTCGCCGTCGTCATCGACCCGCAACGCGACATCGACCGCGTCCTCGACCTGGCCCGCGACAGCGGTGTCCGGATAACCCATGTCCTAGAAACCCACATTCACAACGACTACGTCACCGGCGGACTGGAACTCTCCCGAACCGTGGAAGCCGAATACATAGTCCCCGCCGGAGATGACGTCGAATACCAGCGCCGCGCCATCGCGGACGGTGACGTCATCGACGCAGGGTCAATCCAGCTACAGGCTGTCCACACTCCCGGTCACACCCACCACCACATGAGCTACGTGCTCCGCGACCGCACCGGCTCAGCGGTCGGGGTGTTTACCGGCGGCTCGATGCTGCACGGCACCACCGGACGCACCGACCTCCTCGGCCCCGCACACACCGACGATCTCACCCATGCCCAATTCCATTCTGTGCGGCGCCTGGCCAATGAACTCCCCGACGACGCCGAGGTCTACCCCACCCACGGGTTCGGCAGCTTCTGCTCGGCCACGCCCAGCAGCGGTGACTCGTCGACCATCGCCGAACAGCGCAACAACAATCCCGCTCTGACGCAGGACGAGCAGCATTACGTCGACGAACTGATCGCCGGGTTGTCGGCTTATCCCGCTTACTACGCCCACATGGGCGTCATCAACACGAGGGGCCCGGCACCTGTGGACCTCTCGATGCCCGAGCCGGTCGACCCCGCCGAACTGCGTCGCCGCATCGACAACGGCGAGTGGGTTGTCGACCTACGCAGCCGCACCGCCTTCGCCGCCGGTCACCTCGACGGCAGCCTCGGATTTGAGTTGTCCACGTCTTTCGTCACCTACCTCGGATGGCTCTTCCGATGGGGTGCCCCGCTGACATTGATCGGGGCAAATAGGGAGCAGATCGCCGATGCTCGACGTGAACTCGTCCGGATCGGTGTCGACAGCGTCACTGGTTCCGCGGTCGGCGACGTATCAGTGATGGCCAACGGCACCCCGCTGAGGTCCTATCGTGTCGCAGACTTCGGTGGCCTGGCCGCTGCCCTACAAGACGGCCCCGTCACCGTCCTAGACGTCCGCCAGGAGGGCGAACACAACGACAGCCACATCCCCGGTGCGATCAACATCCCCCTGCACGAACTCGCTGACCGGCTCGAGGAGGTGCCCAGCCGCGAAGTGTGGGTGCACTGCGGGTCCGGATACCGAGCATCGATCGCAGCGTCCATGCTCGATCGTCGGGCCCGGTCCGTCGTGCTGGTCGACGACACCTTCGACAGTGCAACGAAACTCGGCGTGGCCGCCTAA
- a CDS encoding sulfite exporter TauE/SafE family protein, whose protein sequence is MTIALALVVGAVIGVLLGLLGGGGSIMAVPALVYALGLGTSQAILISLIVVGVASAFGAVPKVRAGQVQWRLAGIFALFGIPATFVGSVISDHLPEAAIMIGFAAVMVAAGIRMLRDTGDTGTACEVGDEGINWRRCAPRSIPTGFGVGLLTGLFGVGGGFLIIPALVLMLGVEMSLAIGTSLVIIAANSAGGVVAHLRDAEINWAITAAFVGTAIVGSLIAGQLGTKLNTDRLRHWFAYLVFIVAAYVVIDTTLLQHAAQ, encoded by the coding sequence ATGACCATCGCCCTCGCGCTCGTCGTCGGCGCTGTCATCGGCGTCCTACTTGGACTCCTTGGTGGCGGCGGATCGATCATGGCCGTACCAGCGTTGGTCTACGCCCTGGGACTTGGCACCTCGCAAGCAATCCTGATTTCGTTGATCGTGGTCGGCGTGGCGTCCGCCTTCGGTGCCGTCCCGAAAGTGCGCGCAGGCCAGGTGCAGTGGCGACTGGCCGGAATCTTCGCGCTATTCGGCATCCCGGCCACATTCGTCGGATCAGTCATCAGCGACCACCTCCCCGAGGCGGCCATCATGATCGGCTTCGCCGCCGTGATGGTGGCAGCCGGGATACGGATGTTGCGGGACACCGGTGACACAGGCACCGCATGCGAAGTCGGCGATGAAGGGATCAACTGGCGGCGCTGCGCACCCCGATCCATCCCGACCGGCTTCGGTGTGGGTCTGCTCACCGGGCTATTCGGCGTCGGTGGTGGATTCCTGATCATCCCCGCCCTCGTGCTGATGCTCGGGGTCGAGATGTCGTTAGCCATCGGCACCTCCTTGGTCATCATCGCCGCGAACTCGGCGGGCGGTGTTGTGGCTCACCTGCGCGACGCCGAGATCAACTGGGCGATCACGGCGGCGTTCGTCGGCACCGCCATCGTCGGGTCGCTGATAGCCGGGCAACTGGGCACCAAACTCAACACCGACCGGCTGCGCCACTGGTTCGCGTACCTCGTCTTCATCGTCGCTGCCTACGTCGTCATCGACACAACACTGCTGCAACACGCAGCCCAATAA
- a CDS encoding DUF302 domain-containing protein yields MSYALSTTLHTSFEDAVERTRKALSDQGFGVLTEIDMKATLKAKLGEDMENYLILGACNPPLAHRAVNADRQIGLLLPCNVAVRTDVDSDNTVIIDAMDPQVMVQLSDQPGLRAVADEAATKLQAAIKSLSEDAAE; encoded by the coding sequence ATGAGTTACGCACTGTCGACCACACTGCACACTTCGTTCGAGGACGCCGTCGAGCGCACCCGTAAGGCGTTGTCGGATCAGGGTTTCGGGGTCCTCACCGAAATCGACATGAAGGCGACGTTAAAGGCCAAGCTAGGTGAAGACATGGAGAACTACCTCATTCTCGGCGCGTGTAATCCGCCGCTAGCGCACCGCGCGGTCAACGCCGACAGGCAAATCGGCCTGCTGCTGCCCTGCAACGTCGCCGTCCGCACCGACGTGGACTCGGACAACACGGTGATCATTGACGCGATGGACCCGCAGGTGATGGTCCAGCTATCCGATCAACCTGGCCTGCGCGCAGTCGCAGACGAAGCCGCCACCAAATTGCAGGCCGCAATCAAATCCCTCAGCGAGGATGCTGCGGAGTAG
- a CDS encoding metal-sensitive transcriptional regulator, which yields MVGDEEAIGVVLNRLRRAHGQLAGVISMIESGRDCKDVVTQLAAVSKALDKAGFKIVATGLRQCLTGETPENSQPMTEAELEKLFLALA from the coding sequence ATGGTCGGAGACGAAGAAGCCATCGGCGTAGTGCTGAACCGGCTACGCCGTGCGCACGGTCAACTCGCGGGCGTGATCTCGATGATCGAATCAGGCCGCGACTGCAAGGACGTCGTCACCCAATTGGCCGCAGTGTCCAAGGCTTTGGACAAGGCCGGGTTCAAGATCGTCGCCACCGGACTGCGGCAATGCCTGACCGGTGAGACCCCCGAGAACTCACAACCAATGACCGAAGCGGAGTTGGAGAAGCTGTTCCTCGCGCTCGCGTAA
- a CDS encoding DUF1326 domain-containing protein — MTPTTTTIDWHLQGDWFDVCSCRLPCPCSFAQEPTHGDCLFTLVWHVRDGHLGGVDLSGLNVISLGEFTGNMWIGDPNAKMRLMFYIDERADAAQRDALERIFTGKEGGWPAQFASLIEDLRGIAYAPISFDAADDLAYWKAEIPGKVDLHVAALTGPTADPDRRVTTTNAPGAEVGPGQVATWGVVEKDEATGFDWSRPHRAGSSKHFPFDWRPDTSAPSTSDSFTASESSCKCQV; from the coding sequence ATGACACCCACGACGACAACTATCGACTGGCATCTTCAGGGTGACTGGTTCGATGTCTGCAGCTGCAGGTTGCCATGCCCCTGCAGCTTCGCCCAAGAGCCGACGCACGGCGACTGCCTGTTCACCCTCGTCTGGCATGTACGCGACGGCCACTTGGGCGGCGTCGACCTCAGCGGATTGAACGTCATATCCCTCGGCGAGTTCACCGGCAACATGTGGATCGGTGACCCGAACGCCAAGATGCGACTCATGTTCTACATCGACGAACGCGCTGACGCCGCGCAACGGGACGCCCTGGAACGCATCTTCACCGGGAAGGAGGGCGGCTGGCCAGCTCAATTCGCCTCTCTTATCGAGGATTTACGCGGGATCGCATATGCCCCGATCTCATTCGACGCCGCTGATGATCTGGCTTACTGGAAGGCCGAAATTCCGGGAAAGGTCGACCTGCATGTTGCGGCGCTTACTGGGCCGACAGCCGATCCTGACCGGCGGGTCACCACAACAAATGCCCCGGGCGCGGAGGTCGGTCCGGGACAGGTCGCCACGTGGGGCGTCGTCGAGAAAGACGAGGCGACGGGCTTCGACTGGTCACGTCCACATCGGGCCGGCTCGAGCAAGCACTTCCCGTTCGACTGGCGACCGGACACCAGTGCACCGTCAACAAGCGACTCGTTCACAGCAAGCGAGTCATCTTGCAAGTGCCAGGTCTAA
- a CDS encoding copper resistance CopC family protein → MLILWSSGTGIAAAHTALASSDPASDATVTTPPAAIVLTFNEDISPQFASVVVSSADGRNWISGSPQVERQRLTSAVGPDRPGNGVYTVGYRVVSADGHPVTGSYSFTIAGVSEEPPPTSTPAPVAPSTAASPPSASTPATSDTRTTVITAAVAGLALGGVIAFWQSRRQRRKTVTIDKATLSPDPTDPS, encoded by the coding sequence ATGCTGATTCTCTGGTCATCTGGGACTGGAATCGCTGCGGCGCACACCGCGCTCGCTAGTTCTGACCCCGCCAGCGACGCGACCGTCACGACGCCGCCGGCTGCCATCGTGTTGACCTTCAACGAGGACATCAGTCCGCAGTTCGCGAGTGTCGTCGTAAGCAGCGCTGACGGTCGCAATTGGATATCCGGCTCCCCACAGGTGGAGCGACAGCGCCTCACCTCGGCCGTCGGGCCAGACCGGCCAGGTAACGGCGTCTACACCGTCGGCTACCGGGTGGTCTCAGCAGACGGCCATCCCGTCACCGGCTCCTATAGCTTCACGATCGCCGGCGTTTCCGAGGAGCCCCCGCCCACCTCCACGCCGGCCCCGGTCGCACCAAGCACCGCAGCGTCGCCGCCGTCCGCGTCAACTCCTGCCACATCGGACACCAGGACGACGGTGATAACCGCAGCTGTCGCGGGCCTGGCCCTGGGCGGAGTGATCGCGTTCTGGCAGTCGCGGAGACAGAGACGAAAGACCGTCACGATCGACAAAGCGACGCTATCCCCGGACCCGACGGACCCATCCTGA
- the ctaE gene encoding aa3-type cytochrome oxidase subunit III, producing MTSGTAITARVHSLNRPNMVSVGTIVWLSSELMFFAGLFAMYFTARSQADEWPPPPTELNLALAVPVTLVLIASSFTCQMGVFAAERGDVFGLRRWYLVTFVMGFFFVLGQGYEYMNLVHEGTTLSSSAYGSVFYLTTGFHGLHVIGGLVAFVFLLMRTRMSKFTPAQATAAIVVSYYWHFVDIVWIALFATIYFVR from the coding sequence ATGACAAGTGGAACCGCCATAACGGCCCGGGTTCATTCCCTGAATCGACCCAACATGGTTTCCGTCGGGACCATCGTGTGGTTATCCAGTGAGCTCATGTTTTTTGCCGGCCTTTTCGCGATGTACTTCACCGCTCGTTCCCAGGCTGACGAGTGGCCGCCGCCGCCGACCGAACTGAACCTGGCGCTCGCGGTACCAGTGACATTGGTACTTATCGCCTCATCGTTCACTTGTCAGATGGGTGTCTTCGCCGCCGAACGTGGCGACGTATTCGGCCTGCGCCGGTGGTATCTCGTCACCTTCGTCATGGGTTTCTTTTTCGTACTCGGCCAGGGCTACGAGTACATGAACCTGGTGCATGAAGGAACCACCCTCTCGAGTAGCGCCTACGGCTCGGTCTTCTACCTGACCACTGGTTTCCACGGATTGCATGTCATAGGCGGTCTAGTCGCCTTCGTCTTTCTGCTCATGCGCACGCGGATGAGCAAGTTCACCCCGGCCCAGGCGACGGCCGCGATCGTCGTCTCGTACTACTGGCATTTTGTGGATATCGTCTGGATCGCACTCTTTGCCACCATCTACTTCGTGCGGTGA
- the ripC gene encoding peptidoglycan hydrolase RipC produces MDRPGAICRSAGALVVAIVLALTLGNSTGTGRADPAADALARMTELSREAERTSEAIYSAELDLEAKLAAQRQAEERQRAEAEALSAARADLRKYQDIVDQVAAASYMGGATSGISAALAAESPQSLLDELSFDRLMATQMSDRVAAYRAASTRAESAARAAESSALGARTAAEQASAVRAGLQAEQSRLRTQIADVEAQYRALTPDQRAALADPGPVPPQPPPAPAGDPAIVALPEMGLPPVAPGPTGSPEGAAVVQAALTRVGSPYSWGATGPNAFDCSGLIKWAFLQNGKSLPRSSQALAAGGQPVATSDVQPGDIVTFYSDASHAGIYIGDGNMVHASTYGTPVKVAPISSAPIYNVRRY; encoded by the coding sequence ATGGACCGCCCTGGCGCGATATGCCGATCGGCGGGTGCTCTCGTCGTGGCGATCGTGCTTGCATTGACGCTCGGCAACTCGACGGGCACCGGCCGGGCCGACCCAGCCGCTGATGCGTTGGCCCGCATGACGGAGCTGTCTCGGGAGGCCGAGCGAACCTCGGAAGCCATCTACTCCGCCGAGCTCGACCTCGAGGCGAAACTGGCAGCACAACGCCAAGCCGAGGAGCGCCAGCGCGCCGAAGCTGAGGCCTTGTCCGCGGCGCGAGCAGATCTGCGCAAGTATCAGGACATCGTGGACCAGGTGGCGGCCGCGTCTTACATGGGAGGTGCGACCAGCGGCATCAGCGCTGCGCTGGCCGCAGAGTCTCCGCAAAGCTTGCTCGACGAACTCTCCTTCGACCGCCTGATGGCCACCCAGATGTCGGACCGCGTCGCGGCCTATCGCGCCGCATCAACCCGTGCCGAGAGTGCTGCCCGCGCGGCCGAATCTTCGGCGCTCGGTGCCAGGACGGCAGCAGAACAGGCGTCAGCGGTCCGTGCCGGTCTGCAGGCCGAGCAGAGTCGGCTGCGCACCCAGATCGCAGACGTCGAGGCTCAGTACAGAGCATTGACTCCGGATCAGCGTGCCGCATTGGCGGACCCTGGACCGGTGCCGCCTCAGCCGCCGCCTGCACCAGCGGGGGACCCCGCCATCGTCGCGTTGCCTGAGATGGGACTGCCGCCGGTCGCGCCGGGACCGACCGGCTCGCCCGAAGGTGCGGCGGTCGTGCAGGCCGCGTTGACCCGCGTCGGATCCCCGTACTCCTGGGGCGCGACCGGACCGAACGCATTCGACTGCTCAGGACTCATCAAGTGGGCATTCCTACAGAACGGCAAATCGCTGCCTCGGTCGAGTCAAGCCCTGGCCGCCGGTGGACAGCCCGTGGCCACGTCCGACGTCCAGCCCGGTGACATCGTCACCTTCTATTCAGACGCCTCGCATGCGGGAATCTACATCGGAGACGGGAACATGGTGCACGCCTCGACGTACGGCACTCCCGTCAAGGTGGCGCCGATCTCGTCGGCTCCGATTTACAACGTTCGACGCTACTAA
- a CDS encoding L,D-transpeptidase: protein MRRIGSAAIHRRRGLGWTTLVLLAIAGVVLGVGACGGSTPPQLPQAIIDKGTPFGDLLVPKVQASVIDGAIGVPVESPVTVTADAGVLGAVTLVNEQGRVVAGEMSPDGVTWSSAEPLGYNRQYTLNAEARGLGGVAQTSATFETHSPQNLTMPYVLPNDGEVVGVGQPIAVRFDENIPDRLAAQQAIIVTTNPPVEGAFYWLNDREVRWRPAQYWKPGTSVDVQVKAYGVDLGQGLFGQDDASTRFTIGDEVIATADDTTKTMTVRVNGNVVKTMPISMGKDKTPTDNGTYVIGDRYSFLVMDSSTYGVPVNSPDGYRTEVNWATQMSYSGIYVHAAPWSVGSQGRANVSHGCLNASTENGKWFYDNTKRGDIVEVVNTVGPTLSGTDGLGDWNIPWDQWKAGNATVTG, encoded by the coding sequence ATGAGGCGGATCGGCTCCGCGGCCATCCATCGGCGCAGGGGCCTCGGGTGGACGACGTTGGTGCTACTGGCAATCGCCGGCGTTGTCCTGGGGGTTGGCGCCTGCGGCGGTTCGACGCCGCCGCAACTGCCCCAGGCCATCATCGACAAGGGCACACCCTTTGGCGATTTGCTCGTGCCGAAGGTGCAGGCGTCCGTGATTGATGGCGCGATCGGGGTTCCGGTTGAGTCACCGGTGACCGTTACCGCCGACGCCGGGGTGTTGGGGGCAGTGACATTGGTCAATGAGCAGGGTCGTGTCGTCGCCGGCGAGATGAGTCCTGACGGTGTCACGTGGAGTTCTGCCGAACCGCTGGGCTACAACCGGCAGTACACGCTCAACGCGGAAGCGCGTGGGCTGGGTGGGGTGGCACAGACCAGTGCTACCTTCGAGACCCATTCGCCGCAGAACCTCACGATGCCGTATGTGCTACCCAACGACGGCGAAGTCGTGGGCGTCGGGCAGCCCATCGCCGTGCGCTTCGACGAGAACATTCCTGACCGTCTCGCTGCTCAGCAGGCGATCATCGTCACTACGAATCCTCCTGTTGAGGGCGCGTTCTACTGGTTGAACGATCGCGAGGTTCGTTGGCGGCCAGCGCAATATTGGAAGCCGGGAACGTCGGTCGACGTCCAAGTTAAGGCCTACGGGGTTGATCTAGGTCAAGGATTGTTTGGCCAGGACGATGCCTCCACACGCTTCACCATCGGCGACGAGGTGATCGCAACCGCTGACGACACCACCAAGACGATGACCGTGCGGGTCAACGGCAATGTCGTTAAAACCATGCCGATCTCCATGGGCAAGGACAAGACGCCCACCGACAACGGCACGTACGTCATTGGCGATCGATACTCATTTCTGGTGATGGACTCTTCGACCTACGGCGTGCCGGTGAACTCACCTGACGGTTACCGAACCGAGGTCAACTGGGCCACCCAGATGTCCTACAGCGGGATCTACGTCCACGCCGCCCCATGGTCGGTCGGCAGCCAGGGGCGCGCCAACGTCAGCCACGGCTGCCTCAACGCCAGTACGGAGAACGGCAAATGGTTTTACGACAACACCAAACGCGGCGACATCGTCGAGGTCGTCAACACGGTGGGGCCCACCCTTTCTGGTACTGACGGACTCGGCGACTGGAACATCCCTTGGGACCAATGGAAAGCGGGAAACGCCACCGTAACTGGTTAG
- a CDS encoding TlpA family protein disulfide reductase — translation MKREIGHPQVSALRPPRIDADDERVRGRGRTASVSSAIRRLVIAGVSAVLLGAAVSGCSSGDDAVAQGGTFEFVSPGGQVDIYYDPPQSRGSPGPIRGPDLLDPNRTVSVDDFAGQVVVINVWGQWCGPCRTEMPELQTVYDATRNAGVAFVGIDVRDNNRQAAVDFIVDRKVTFPSIYDPPMRTMIALGARYPTTVIPSTIVLDRAHRVAAVFLRALLAEDLEPVVRRLAAEPATDIGSPR, via the coding sequence ATGAAACGTGAGATAGGTCATCCGCAGGTTTCTGCATTACGTCCCCCGAGGATCGACGCGGACGATGAACGTGTGCGGGGCCGAGGCCGAACCGCATCCGTTTCTTCGGCGATACGACGACTCGTTATTGCGGGTGTTAGTGCGGTGCTGCTTGGTGCCGCAGTGTCCGGGTGTTCGAGTGGCGACGACGCGGTCGCGCAGGGTGGCACGTTCGAATTCGTTTCGCCAGGAGGGCAAGTCGATATCTACTATGACCCGCCGCAAAGCCGGGGTAGTCCCGGACCGATACGCGGACCTGACCTGTTGGACCCGAATCGCACGGTGTCCGTCGATGACTTCGCCGGTCAGGTGGTGGTGATCAACGTGTGGGGGCAGTGGTGTGGTCCATGTCGAACCGAGATGCCGGAATTGCAGACGGTGTACGACGCGACCCGCAACGCGGGAGTCGCTTTTGTGGGCATCGATGTCCGCGACAACAACCGCCAAGCCGCGGTCGACTTCATTGTTGACCGCAAGGTCACCTTCCCATCGATCTATGACCCGCCGATGCGCACGATGATTGCCCTGGGGGCCAGATATCCCACCACCGTGATCCCATCGACGATCGTGTTGGATCGGGCGCATCGCGTCGCCGCGGTGTTTCTGCGGGCGCTGCTTGCCGAGGATCTTGAACCCGTGGTTCGACGCCTTGCCGCCGAGCCCGCCACCGACATCGGGTCGCCACGGTGA
- a CDS encoding cytochrome c oxidase assembly protein, with amino-acid sequence MLGWLPPPVPLLPVVAAALAVWYLLAVRVVRSQGQQWAWTRTVSFLAGCIALAAVTGLAIDSYGYRLFSAFMFQHLTLSILVPPLLVLGAPGRLLLRSTPHRGAGRYVLIVVLGALRCRASRVVLHPGFTIPVFLLSYYGLYLSDLFDAAAASVAGHVALQVFFLASGLLFILPILSTGPLPVRQSNLGRFFDIFVEMPLHVFIGVILMMAPRALTDTFAQPPANWNVDPVADQAVAGALAWSYGEPVALLTTLIFAIRWRRDEESESEKREADVERGDAELAAYNAFLRGLHQPPRTIGAQGVGNEHN; translated from the coding sequence ATGCTCGGCTGGTTGCCGCCGCCGGTCCCGTTACTTCCAGTGGTGGCAGCCGCTCTGGCGGTGTGGTATCTGCTCGCCGTTCGGGTCGTCAGGTCGCAGGGTCAGCAGTGGGCGTGGACGCGAACCGTGAGCTTTCTCGCAGGGTGCATCGCCTTGGCGGCGGTGACCGGGCTTGCCATCGACAGCTATGGCTACCGCTTGTTCAGTGCCTTCATGTTTCAGCACCTCACGCTGTCGATACTCGTCCCGCCTCTGCTGGTGTTAGGTGCACCTGGCCGGCTCCTGCTCAGGTCGACACCCCATCGCGGCGCTGGGCGTTACGTCTTGATCGTTGTTTTAGGCGCGCTGCGTTGCCGGGCGAGCCGGGTTGTGTTGCACCCCGGTTTCACCATTCCGGTGTTCCTTCTCAGCTACTACGGTCTTTACCTGTCCGACCTCTTCGACGCGGCGGCGGCCAGTGTTGCCGGTCACGTCGCACTGCAGGTGTTCTTCCTTGCCAGCGGCCTGCTCTTCATCCTGCCGATCCTGTCGACCGGTCCGCTGCCGGTCCGGCAGAGCAACTTGGGTCGATTTTTCGACATATTCGTCGAAATGCCGCTGCACGTTTTCATCGGCGTGATCCTGATGATGGCACCGCGGGCGCTGACCGACACGTTCGCGCAACCTCCGGCGAATTGGAACGTCGACCCGGTCGCCGATCAGGCGGTTGCCGGCGCCTTGGCGTGGTCATACGGCGAGCCCGTCGCGCTATTGACCACGTTGATCTTCGCCATCCGCTGGCGTCGTGATGAGGAGTCGGAGTCGGAGAAGAGGGAAGCCGACGTCGAACGCGGCGACGCGGAACTGGCTGCGTACAACGCATTCCTGCGCGGACTGCACCAGCCGCCACGAACCATCGGGGCGCAAGGCGTTGGCAACGAGCACAACTGA